The nucleotide window aaataaaaactaatctAGGACAATTGTATTAATGTACTCAAATGTATTTTATAAGATGCATGATCATGTAGGGGCGGAGCTACGGTGGTTTCAGGAGTTTAGGTGGACATCCTGCATAGGAAAATCCAAAAGGGgtcatcaaattattttaaaaccaaACGGGCAAAATCTCTCCTGACGAAGTGATTTCCCTCTGACACAATAACAAAATCGCTGCCAGGGCAgtgattttgtaaaaaaaaaaaattgtattaaaaatcACTGCTAGGGCAGcgattttgtaaatttttttttttattaaattatttttttatatattttttattaaaattgttGTTGTGGTGCGATTTAAATCAGAATTTTTTATTCCTTACACATCACTGTAGGGGCAGCGTTTTTCATGCCTAGCTATTATTTTCATgcctattgttaattattaaaaatataaaaatgataaacaagatGGACAgtatactcaataaaattgttgaagaatgaggaaaattgaattatatatcataaataattaaaaaaatatattaaattttactgTTGTTGTACGATTTTCAGGAGCGATTTTCTTATGACAAAAGTTTTCGTacgattaaaaataataaaaatagcagcgattttctcaaaataaaaaaaattaaaatttacaaaatcGCTGCCCTAGCAGcaatttttaatacaaaaaaaattttgttttacaaAATCGCTACCCTAACATCGATTTTTAAtaaagagaaattatttttttttacaaaatcgctGCCAGGGCAGCGATTTTGTCATTGTGTCAGAGGGGAATTGCTTcgtcaggagcgattttgcactttcgattttaaaaaaatttgatatgcccttttggaatttttgacaattttgttTTACCCTTTTGGCTCCGAACTcggaaaattatactatatatataggtcaaatcttactttattttggtatatatagtattttaaaCATCCTTAGAACCAATGGAGACCTGTAATCCTCAAAACATACATGACACGTAGGTTTGAATCCCGAGCATTGTTCACACAAGAGGAACCCTTTTGAGGAGCCTAACTTTGAGACCATGTTTCACTTGAATGATAACAGAAGAACTTGGAGTTATTATTTGATCTTCCACTTGGATATGATAATTGTGTATGATGGTAGCTGCCACTAATTTCATCTGAGTGAATGCCATTTCCTTCCCAATACAAGCCCTTGGACCTGCATTAAAGGCTGTGAATTTAAAAGATGGTTCGTGTTTGATCTCTCCTTGTTTAGAAATCCATCTCTCTGGCTTGAATTCTAAGCAATCTTTTCCCCATAAACTTTCCATTCTCCCCATTGTATAGAACGATAGCATAACTCTCATGTTTGGACTAACACGGTGACCACTCGGGAGAATGTCACATTCAAGTGGAAGTTTATGCTCAATTGCAACTGATGGAAAGAGCCTCAAAGTTTCACAAAAAGCAGCATGTAGATAGACTAGTTTTCTTGTTTCTTGCATGTTGAAAAAGTTgagattttcatcttcttttagatgcaattgttgttgaatctcgTCTCTAATCTTTTTCTCTACTGAGGGATTTTTAGCCACAAGGGCGAAAAACCAAGTGAGAGCTGCACTTGTGGTGTCCCTACCACCAagcatcaaactcaagaaagtATCCCTTAGAAATGTTTGCAAAGTACCCAAATCGCCATCTTTCCATTGATTGTACATTTTGATGAATGCATTTAAAAATGAGAATTCCTCGTCTTTGATTGTACTTTTATGCATCAACTCTTCTTGCTTCCGCGAAATGCAAGGATATAAGAATTGATCAAAAGCGTCCCATGCTTGAATAAGCTTCTTTTCTCTACCAATTCGAAGCCATTTTTGCAACTTCCAGCAACATTCTGGCAAGATATATCTATAAAGAAGTGCATCGACAGTGTCGTTGAACGCCTTTTCACATGGCACATGAGGTAAACCAATAGACAAACTTTTCGGATCATGATCAAGTAACAATTTACAGATAACATCAAAAGTGAATCTGTGGAAAATATCTTGCAAATCAAACAGTGTGTCCAGTTCAGCAAAATCATCAAGAATTGGTCGTAGCCCGTTTTCGATAATTTCCCATATATTCCTCTCCAACAAAGTATGGAACTTAGCATGTCCCATTAAGTACATTGTGGTCTTCCTATGAATCTCCCATAGTTCATAATCAACACTGAAGATCCCAtttccaaaaatatcaaaatatttacgGAACTCAACACCTTTCGGatagtttgagaaatttttaCTAAGGATATAGTGGATATTTGCAGGATCACTAGTACCTAACATGTTGAAGTTGGCAAATATAGGACCATGAAACTCAAATGTTCCCTTACTTTCTATAAGAACTTCAGTTGTTTTTTCATGGACGCGATGAAGATTTCGAATAAGCTCAGGCAACATTCCAACAATAGGCCAATTTGTTGGCAATGAGCTTAATTTACACCATCTATTATTAAGGTACCACCATGTAGAATAAGTAAAACACATGATGATGATCAAGAGAGggaaagaaaattcaaacaGATACATTTCTTGGAGATAGAGAGAAGGGACTTTATTTAAGTTGACgactatttcttctttttcaacttcacattttataaaCAGAGTTGTATCCCAAGTTATGTCTTTCCACGTGATGGGGCTTGGCCTTTATATGACCCTTCACGTGAAGTAGCATGTAGTCACATTGGCTCTTTATCATCCACTCAAACATTTCGTCATTTCAAAGTCATACATATCTTCTTCTATAAATGAGAAGATGAGCTCTCTGAGGATCAACGAAGAACCAAGCAATTATTTAGTAACAAAAATTTATTCACCCGTTTTGCTGGTTttgtaataattatattttgttgttattgtttctcTCAGTGGCGGATCTAGGATTTAGAGTCTGTGGGTGCCAAATAGACTTATCGATTAANAAATTTTTACTAAGGATATAGTGGATATTTGCAGGATCACTAGTACCTAACATGTTGAAGTTGGCAAATATAGGACCATGAAACTCAAATGTTCCCTTACTTTCTATAAGAACTTCAGTTGTTTTTTCATGGACGCGATGAAGATTTCAAATAAGCTCAGGCAACATTCCAACAATAGGCCAATTTGTTGGCAATGAGCTTAATTTACACCATCTATTATTAAGGTACCACCATGTAGAATAAGTAAAACACATGATGATGATCAAGAGAGggaaagaaaattcaaacaGATACATTTCTTGGAGATGGAGAGAGGGGACTTTATTTAAGTGAggactatttcttcttttttcaacttcacattttataaaTAGAGTTGTATCCCAAGTTATGGCTTTCCACGTGATGGGGCTTGGCCTTTATATGACCCTTCACGTGAAGTAACATGTAGTCACATTGGCGCTTTATCATCCACTCAAACATTTCGTCATTTCAAAGTCATACATATCTTCTTttataaatgataagatgagcTCTCTGAGGATCAACGAAGAACCAATCAATTATTTAGTAACAAAAATTCATTCACCCGTCTTGCTAGTTTTAtagtaattatattttgttgttattgttcctATTATAGAGAAGAATTGTTAAATGCTAGACAAACATTTCATAGAGTTGAAATAGTTTCTTAGGATAGTGCCTTACTAGTCTCAAGCATCGCTTGCACgcacttataaataaatattatattattgttgttcttATACTCATGTTCCCTAACAATTTTGTTGACCTAGAGAAAGGTACGATGCACCCCTGAATTTTGTGCTTCTAACATGGTTGCTTTTATCAAATTATACTTGACATAAAATCAATCTTGAATATGGTTCGCTTAAAACTATCGAATCAACTTTAACATACACTTGTCAAGATGCATAAACGTGATCTCTTCTTTCTTGTGTATCACACCTACACATCGAGTCTATTCATTCATGAaccaaagatttttttttaagagataTTGGGTCAAGAAGCATACACGCGACCTTGCCACTTTATTTATGTTACACCCCGAGACTACCCCTAAATGTGACATGATGCTTAGAGACACAAGTAATCCAAAGCTAACCTCATGGCATGACATGACACTAAGATAACATAATTTGACAGAATTATTTAAATGTGGAATAGAGTCTGAAATATACTAACGTAGCAGTAAACAAGACTCTAATAAGAACAACATGAGCAGAATCTAACTGTACGTAGGAAAGCCTCTATTAACATGAAGGGCTAGGAAAAACTCCTAGCTCACTTTACTGTCTGAAAACTGAAATATAGTACTGAGGGGAAATCATAAGTGGTGTCCTTGAGGAGATGAGAACTCACCAAACGTACTGCATCTGACAAGATTTGTACTAATTGCATGCCTGATAATGAGTATCAGAACCtatattatcaaaaaatataGTAACAATGTATGCgatcagtacttggaatgtactaagtatgaggaaaTGCATAAATAATGTGGTATCTGAACATACTGAATCTGTATAATATgttgatgcaatgaccaagtaaaatAACATGAAACTATAATAATCTTATCtgaaatacatatatacaagATCACGCAATATCTGAAATTTTGACTGTGGGAGATCCTAAAACcaacataaaccatgtgagctattacATGGAGTCTAGTGtactactcccacaccgaaaagagagtgtCATACTTTCCAAGGTAAAGACCATGATATCTGAGCTaagatggatccactagctaatgtatGTTTGAGGCAAAACCTACGGGGGCATGTAGTTCTAGGACTTGGGTAAtcgaccctagtccaactcggctAACTATACTCCCAACAGAATCAGGCATAAATTTGGaaacaataataatttgtaCTACTGAATCATAttgataatctgataaataatgAGTAACTCATAATTCATTATAACTTGAACATAATCTAAAAGATACTTTAATAGAAGAGCATCTAAATTCCTGATATAAGTATATACTGAGTGATACATTATTCGAAAGCATCATAGTTCATGAAAATCTGATAATCTAAGACATCCATATGAAAATAGCATAATTATGATCATGAATATACTTGCATGTttggattgatgaaaatatCATTGAAAACGTGAAATTATAATCAATTCATGCAATTTAGGATAAATCATAAAGAAAAACTGAACTTCATTAACAACCTATGAAGatcacatataccctagttttTTGGAAACATAATTTAAGAAATTGAGGTTTCTCggggactcaatgggtgaagAAGAACCCCATTGATGAATTTCCCACATACCTTGAATGAAATCCTACTTGAATCTTGGGTGGAAGGCCTAAAGTTTGAATCCCTAGCTTGCTTGAAGGAGAAGACTTGAGAGAGAAGAAATTGATTTTAGATGAGTTATGAGAGaatggggggtgggggggggggggtttagGGTTGTTAAGAACCTTTTATTCCCACTTAGAATAGGCTGAAACGACGTAGTATAGGGATAAAAGAGTGGAAAAGACTAAAAGACCCTTAATTAAAATCTATCGGAAGTCATCTATGAATCGCAGTCCCTTTTACAGACCATGGACTCCTTCTTGTAGAAAAAGAGTGAAATTCCTGaattttgaactttgaaatATGAAAACCTTCTACAACTCGTAATTAATTATACGATATGCATTATCTCTTCATAGAAAGCAATGTACTGAAATACATATTCTCTTAATTCTAGTCTACGAGACCCAAACCACGACTTGTGGTCCCTTTTACTAACCATATTGCTCGATCGTCAATCCAACATACTAAAGGTTCTGAAGTTTCAGGCCTTGGAACTACGAAAGTTGTTAATGAACCGTCAACACTTCTACTAATCATATTAAGGCTCATCTTGTCCAATTCAATTCTTCCAAGTTTCAGAAGTTTCTTCTATGGATTGCTTCCACCAATCGTAGTTCCACGTATGACCCATCAAGACTACTCGTAGTTGATAAGAATCTATAGACTTGTGATCTTTTCTACACTTTTCCTCGTTTTATCTAAGTTAATGTCACGACTTGATAATCGAGTGTAATGGTACCTACCTCATCCCACCAAGAAAGGTCAGTCTAAATAACCTTCGACAAGGGTAAAAGTGCAAGtaagaaaagaattaaagaactatacataatatatatatatatatcaagaacCTAGTGTCATGTGTACAAGCCAGATTAGATAATCATACGGATCTTTGTAAAATAACGAGCCTGAATGTCTCCAATACTATAATAGTATAAGAACATAACCAAAAAGTAAGTGACATCTGCCAAGATGActaacaactacctcacaaactCCAATGAGCAAGCTTAGGTAAATGGTCAAACAAACTAGGTTTGTAACCTACACAAGCATAGAAGGCAAGAAAGTGAATACCAAAACAATAGAGGTACCCACCAAGTATCCCCAACAGCCCCTAAACAAAGTGATGTCGAACAAACCTATAACACCTCAGACTTCGAGAAAGGCTAAAGAGGGTTAACAGGCAAGTCCACTAACTCAGGATAGACCATGGACCCTTCACATAATCCTAAATAGTCCTTTTAGGGGTGGTATCCCAACCGTTCGGGATTGCCAGGATCTGAGTCACCTGGACGGGACTCTAGGCATCCTGTGGTGACTCGTACGGCTTGTTAGGGGTCCTTACAGGTCACATGTCAACTTTTAAATTAaggtaaattatttaaatatggaAATGactttggatatgaattaaggtcactagaatcccttagcacaaagttgagttgaaagttttctTACTAATTGAGTTTCAATATGAGATTTTactgggtcaacttcaaatgaccatatctctcaACATAATGAATTAAGTGGCCCGTGACCTATCatattaaaggtctttgagtcttTTTCCAATGCTACCATGTTTGCCTCTTTCCAAGTACatagtaaaaagttatgcctatTTTAGTAAGGCACTATTAGACATGCAAAGGTTCACAGACAGCTATACGGCCAGTGAAGTGtttcacggaccgtggatccTTAAACGGTCCATGAGGCCTTCCTTGAAGGGCAGTCCATTAATTTATTAGGCTgaggtcattttggtctttccccTAAGCGTTTGGTATTTAAACTACGTTGTGTTAGCCCCTATTTTAAGCCTAAAGCACGACATTTTCACCTAGTTAAGGGCTTAGAAAATGTTAATAAGTTCTTTTATATTCATTAACACTTCAAAACATTAGAGCAAGgttccaagaggagaaaagataGGGTTTCAAGCGTTCTTCAAGTTTCATGGATTTTGCAAAGAACTTCGTTCTTTCAAgtatgtaagactatcatagtaTTGGACTAGTttgtcctcacaccctacatctactttcaaatcagtaaaagattAATCTAAGGTTCTATccttagatttgagtattcttgagatgagttgatattatgttatgagttcttgagttattgattatagaattatatctcctaattattgagttgCTATATATtgcattgagattcttgagttaaTTGTTCATGTCTGTTTTTTAGCAGAACCCTATTCTCTGAGTATTCATTGAGTTCTTATGGAGATTCTTTTAAgcaaaatataattgtttaaaccGACTTTTGATAAAGTAGagaggagtttgagaaagagcttaACCAACATTTAAgcaagagtataagggaactaagtatttcccaaaagtttcatttttacatgaagaaagaGAATATTATTTCGAGAAAAGTTAAAAGATTTTTCAAGAAGATATAGTACAAAGTAGATACCTTTTAAAGAAGCcacttttgagtaattatctcaacccagagaatgtatttttacattgagCAAAGAGAAACCTTCTTTTCTAAATGAGCAATGAGTTTCAGGGATATTTCAAAGcacatagtgatggttgttggttagagataaagttaaagtgtattttcaTATAACACTTATTCTATTGAGTTCAaagatgagtaagtattttgtaaagctttgaatgatttaactcctttatttcttCACATTCTGCTTGAGTATATTTTATCTATTGCAGTAATTTTGTTCAGTTATTTTGTTTCGGCTATATTACATCCtcatacattgaatgtactgctgtcattcgacctgcatatTTTTATGATGAAGATACATGtcttcaggatcatcaacaagcgcttcgttgagatcactttaCACTTCAGATAGCTTGGATGCCCTCCTTGCATTCCATGGGacttcatatttattttctagtCAATTGTCTTgaggtgtcgtgggtcttgtctaAACATCCATCTTCAGTAaaagaggcttcatagatagatagagttgGGGAGTCTCTCGGTATTTACTTTTTCTTGAGATGTTATTTGCAAATTTTAAGAATCTTATTGTACTGATTTAGCATGTTTTTCATGGTTCCTTAAACATTTATGACTTTTAAGCATGAAGACTAATATGATACAAAGTTCAACCTAAATTTATGTTACTTTAGAGATGACTTTTGAGCGTAGTCTCACGTATGATTCAAACTGATAAATAGTTTTCATACCTATGagaaatatatgaatatatgtttttTGGAAGAACTATTCAGTATCGAGAGTACGCGGGTTTAGAATACCCAagtcccataactacgtgcTACCATATGTTATGTTTCACAGCTTTGTCAGTAGAGCTAAAAAGAGGCTCAAATTAGTAGATCCATATAGATATGATATGATCCTATACTCTAGCATGGTATGGGGAAGCCCTCCCAACTAGGTTAGTTGTTGTACATCATGAGCTCACATGGTATATGTTGGTTCTAAGAAACTCCCTATTTTATACACCTTTTTTACGACATGATCTAAGCTTTATGTGATTCAGTTTGAGTATGCTCTTTACAACTATGATTTTGTAAGGCTAATGAAATGGAC belongs to Solanum stenotomum isolate F172 chromosome 1, ASM1918654v1, whole genome shotgun sequence and includes:
- the LOC125878190 gene encoding alkane hydroxylase MAH1-like translates to MYLFEFSFPLLIIIMCFTYSTWWYLNNRWCKLSSLPTNWPIVGMLPELIRNLHRVHEKTTEVLIESKGTFEFHGPIFANFNMLGTSDPANIHYILSKNFSNYPKGVEFRKYFDIFGNGIFSVDYELWEIHRKTTMYLMGHAKFHTLLERNIWEIIENGLRPILDDFAELDTLFDLQDIFHRFTFDVICKLLLDHDPKSLSIGLPHVPCEKAFNDTVDALLYRYILPECCWKLQKWLRIGREKKLIQAWDAFDQFLYPCISRKQEELMHKSTIKDEEFSFLNAFIKMYNQWKDGDLGTLQTFLRDTFLSLMLGGRDTTSAALTWFFALVAKNPSVEKKIRDEIQQQLHLKEDENLNFFNMQETRKLVYLHAAFCETLRLFPSVAIEHKLPLECDILPSGHRVSPNMRVMLSFYTMGRMESLWGKDCLEFKPERWISKQGEIKHEPSFKFTAFNAGPRACIGKEMAFTQMKLVAATIIHNYHIQVEDQIITPSSSVIIQVKHGLKVRLLKRVPLV